In Desulfobulbus oralis, one DNA window encodes the following:
- a CDS encoding GDSL-type esterase/lipase family protein, whose amino-acid sequence MKRILMLGDSLVERGNWAALLPDLLVRNRGISGETLSGLSCRLDSELEASPGFDAVVLQSGTNDVWNGDPVFPTSYSTLLPRLRLLTAAPLVLCSLSPIGLVPRERIGQLNAELRQMAGQVADCAFLDLERPLAAALARKERVFLADGVHFSDKGYAIWAAELCGCLRRILDGSMQQHEKQEQRKRS is encoded by the coding sequence ATGAAACGGATTTTGATGCTGGGCGACTCCCTGGTGGAGCGCGGCAACTGGGCGGCCCTGCTGCCGGATCTGCTGGTCCGGAACCGGGGCATTTCCGGCGAGACGCTCTCCGGCCTATCCTGCCGGCTGGACAGTGAACTGGAGGCAAGCCCCGGCTTCGATGCGGTGGTGCTGCAGTCCGGCACCAACGACGTTTGGAATGGCGACCCGGTTTTTCCGACCAGTTACAGCACGCTTCTGCCCAGGCTGAGGCTGTTGACCGCAGCGCCCCTGGTGCTCTGTTCGCTCTCGCCCATTGGCCTTGTTCCGCGTGAGCGCATTGGCCAACTGAATGCAGAGCTGCGGCAAATGGCCGGGCAGGTGGCGGACTGCGCCTTTCTCGATCTGGAGAGACCCCTGGCAGCGGCCCTGGCCAGAAAGGAACGCGTTTTTCTGGCAGACGGCGTGCATTTTTCGGACAAGGGCTATGCCATCTGGGCTGCGGAGCTTTGCGGCTGTCTGCGGCGGATTCTGGACGGCAGTATGCAGCAGCATGAAAAACAGGAACAGAGGAAAAGGTCATGA
- a CDS encoding RHS repeat-associated core domain-containing protein gives MAGCSREYVWLGQEPVALREYELRPGLYFSINDHLGTPQQLISANGTTVRQSAPPLPFGRTQVQLGTVRNNLRFPGQYFDAETGLHYNWNRFYDPETGRYISADPIGLTGGMNLYAYVEGDPINAIDPQGLAVGVDDILIWGPLIVIGGAAAKQAIENSNSGSTDWSSDNTGDECKSSCRNTFGYEDCSSLFLWMGLC, from the coding sequence GTGGCAGGGTGCTCGAGAGAATACGTCTGGCTGGGGCAGGAGCCTGTGGCGCTTCGGGAATACGAACTCCGGCCGGGGCTGTACTTCTCCATCAACGATCACCTGGGCACGCCGCAGCAGTTGATAAGTGCGAACGGTACAACAGTCCGACAATCCGCCCCCCCCCTGCCCTTTGGCAGGACCCAGGTTCAACTCGGCACGGTGCGGAACAACCTGCGCTTCCCGGGCCAGTACTTTGATGCCGAGACCGGGCTGCATTACAATTGGAACAGATTTTATGATCCAGAAACGGGACGGTATATATCCGCTGATCCTATTGGGCTTACTGGCGGGATGAATCTTTATGCTTATGTTGAAGGGGACCCTATTAATGCGATAGATCCACAAGGACTTGCTGTAGGAGTTGATGACATTTTGATTTGGGGGCCCCTGATTGTTATTGGTGGTGCAGCTGCCAAACAAGCAATTGAGAATAGCAATAGTGGATCAACTGATTGGTCGTCTGATAATACTGGTGATGAGTGTAAAAGCAGTTGTAGAAATACGTTTGGATATGAGGATTGCTCAAGCCTTTTTTTGTGGATGGGATTGTGCTAG
- a CDS encoding 5' nucleotidase, NT5C type produces MPASNLSLACTGFDFDGVIADTVTAFVRIACEDYGHCGVTPEDFSAFDTAPLARDIMDEIFDFLTREPLLGGIQPMPGVTRVLPRLCAQGMLTIVTARPDAGPVEAWLAHFFTRETCAQIRVIAAGGPDGKEPFIREAGLSTFIDDRAETCMALARAGIDARVFAQPWNRMLHARLPVLHDWQEIGSLLGAGQEPAFNPLKSHEYTP; encoded by the coding sequence GTGCCTGCTTCGAATCTCTCCCTGGCCTGCACAGGCTTTGATTTTGACGGCGTGATCGCCGACACGGTCACGGCCTTTGTGCGCATCGCCTGCGAGGACTACGGCCACTGCGGCGTCACTCCCGAGGATTTCAGCGCCTTTGACACCGCCCCCCTGGCCCGGGATATCATGGATGAAATTTTTGATTTTCTGACCAGAGAGCCGCTGCTGGGCGGCATTCAGCCCATGCCCGGCGTGACCCGGGTATTGCCGCGTCTCTGCGCCCAGGGCATGCTGACCATTGTGACGGCCCGGCCGGATGCCGGGCCGGTCGAGGCCTGGCTCGCACATTTTTTCACCCGGGAGACCTGTGCGCAGATCCGGGTCATTGCGGCGGGCGGGCCGGACGGCAAGGAGCCCTTTATCCGCGAGGCCGGCCTGTCCACCTTTATTGACGACCGGGCCGAAACCTGCATGGCCCTGGCCCGGGCCGGCATCGATGCCCGGGTCTTTGCCCAGCCCTGGAACCGGATGCTGCACGCGCGCCTGCCCGTGCTGCACGACTGGCAGGAAATCGGCAGTCTTTTGGGCGCAGGCCAGGAACCAGCATTCAACCCACTAAAAAGCCATGAGTACACACCGTAA
- a CDS encoding OB-fold nucleic acid binding domain-containing protein gives MRVPSMLFLAILLCCPALSVWADNGSFQDALVRENGAVPPAGHSQMPLQPRGDEAPGSEKAIVPQARIQVDKAGGENAFQVAEIFARARALDGKSVRVRGRVMKNSRMIMGRNWLHLQDGTGDADKKEHDLVVTTKDNVQEGEILTVTGRVAADRDFGMGYRYRVLVEDARVER, from the coding sequence ATGAGAGTGCCGAGTATGCTTTTTTTGGCCATCCTGCTCTGCTGTCCGGCCCTTTCGGTCTGGGCGGACAACGGCAGTTTTCAGGATGCGCTGGTCAGGGAGAACGGGGCGGTGCCGCCGGCCGGACATTCGCAGATGCCCTTGCAGCCACGGGGCGACGAAGCGCCGGGCAGCGAAAAGGCCATCGTGCCCCAGGCCAGGATTCAGGTTGACAAGGCCGGGGGCGAAAACGCTTTTCAGGTGGCGGAGATTTTCGCCCGGGCCCGGGCGCTGGACGGCAAAAGCGTGCGGGTGCGGGGCAGGGTCATGAAGAATTCCCGCATGATTATGGGCAGGAACTGGCTGCACCTGCAGGACGGCACCGGCGATGCGGACAAAAAGGAGCATGATCTGGTGGTGACTACCAAGGACAATGTGCAGGAAGGCGAGATCCTGACCGTGACAGGCAGGGTTGCGGCAGACCGGGATTTCGGCATGGGCTACCGCTACCGGGTGCTCGTTGAAGACGCCAGGGTGGAAAGATGA
- a CDS encoding NUDIX domain-containing protein has product MSTHRNPSPTVDIIIEIDGRIVLVERRNPPPGWALPGGFVDYGESFENAARREAREETGLEVHLLRQLHTYSDPGRDPRQHTASTVFIATATGMPKGGDDAKTARLYALDALPPLAFDHARILADYVHFKESGELPVYQPMIRRCHES; this is encoded by the coding sequence ATGAGTACACACCGTAACCCCAGCCCCACCGTTGACATTATTATTGAAATCGATGGCCGCATCGTCCTGGTGGAGCGCAGGAACCCGCCGCCGGGCTGGGCGCTGCCGGGTGGTTTCGTGGACTACGGCGAGTCCTTTGAAAACGCGGCTCGGCGCGAAGCCAGGGAGGAGACCGGGCTGGAGGTGCATCTGCTGCGGCAGCTCCACACCTATTCCGATCCCGGGCGCGATCCGCGCCAGCACACCGCATCCACCGTGTTTATCGCCACCGCCACCGGTATGCCCAAAGGCGGGGACGATGCCAAAACAGCCCGGCTTTACGCCCTGGATGCGCTGCCGCCATTGGCCTTTGACCATGCCAGGATCCTGGCGGATTACGTCCATTTCAAGGAGAGCGGCGAATTGCCGGTGTACCAGCCCATGATAAGAAGGTGCCATGAGTCTTGA